Proteins from a single region of Candidatus Rubrimentiphilum sp.:
- the purF gene encoding amidophosphoribosyltransferase has product MCGVAGIYAPGSDAARLAFFALYALQHRGQESAGIAAADGGSIRSHKEMGLLGAIFDEENLSELTGYIAVGHTRYSTTGSSIVVNAQPLLEQSELGDFAFAHNGNLTNTDELRESLAPGVTLQATSDSEVMAKFLVEGDGSMLDRIKALLEQSKGAFSIALCTKDELYAFRDPWGVRPLCIGTYGSDGYVVASESCALATIGATYIRELEPGEIIRISKDGLESIRTPARDKPALCMFEYIYFARPDSNFSGESVYMARYRMGRELAREYPVEADVVMAVPDSAIPGAIGYAAEAGLPYVEGLIKNRYIGRTFISPEQHMRSRGVHLKFNPVIENLNQQRVVVVDDSIVRGTTTPRIVQLLREAGASEVHVRISSPPIMHPCYLGVDMATYDELIAANHTVEEIRERMGADSLGYLSLEGLIASTGRRRDEMCLGCLTGSYPNVPAWHESRAAPV; this is encoded by the coding sequence ATGTGCGGCGTCGCGGGAATTTATGCACCGGGGAGCGACGCGGCACGCCTTGCATTCTTCGCGCTGTACGCGCTGCAGCACCGGGGTCAGGAGTCCGCGGGTATTGCCGCCGCGGATGGCGGTTCGATCCGGTCGCACAAGGAGATGGGCCTGCTCGGCGCCATCTTCGATGAAGAAAATCTTAGCGAACTCACGGGCTACATCGCCGTCGGACACACGCGTTACTCGACAACCGGTTCGTCGATCGTCGTCAATGCCCAACCGCTGCTGGAACAAAGCGAGCTCGGCGACTTCGCGTTCGCACACAACGGCAATCTAACCAACACCGACGAGCTGCGCGAGTCGCTTGCGCCGGGCGTGACGCTGCAGGCCACCTCCGACTCCGAAGTGATGGCAAAATTTCTGGTCGAGGGCGACGGATCGATGCTGGATCGCATCAAGGCGCTGCTCGAACAGTCGAAAGGCGCGTTTTCGATCGCGCTTTGCACGAAGGACGAGCTCTACGCCTTCCGCGATCCCTGGGGTGTGCGGCCGCTCTGCATCGGAACGTATGGATCGGACGGCTATGTGGTCGCTTCCGAATCCTGTGCGCTTGCGACGATCGGCGCCACATATATCCGCGAGCTGGAGCCCGGCGAAATCATTCGCATTTCAAAGGACGGTTTGGAGTCGATTCGCACGCCGGCCCGAGACAAACCGGCGCTCTGCATGTTCGAATACATTTACTTTGCGCGGCCCGATTCAAATTTCAGCGGCGAGTCGGTGTATATGGCGCGCTACCGGATGGGCCGCGAACTGGCGCGCGAGTACCCGGTGGAGGCCGACGTCGTCATGGCGGTGCCCGACTCCGCGATCCCCGGCGCGATTGGCTACGCCGCCGAGGCCGGTTTACCGTACGTCGAGGGGCTCATCAAGAACCGCTATATTGGGCGCACCTTCATTAGCCCCGAGCAGCACATGCGCAGCCGCGGCGTGCACTTGAAATTCAACCCAGTCATCGAAAACCTCAACCAGCAGCGGGTCGTCGTAGTGGATGATTCGATCGTGCGCGGCACCACGACGCCGCGCATCGTTCAACTTCTGCGCGAAGCCGGAGCGTCGGAAGTTCACGTGCGCATCAGCTCGCCGCCGATCATGCATCCGTGTTATCTCGGCGTCGACATGGCGACTTATGACGAACTGATCGCCGCCAACCATACGGTGGAAGAGATTCGCGAACGGATGGGTGCGGACTCGTTAGGCTATCTCAGCCTCGAAGGATTGATCGCATCGACCGGGCGCCGGCGCGACGAGATGTGCCTCGGCTGCTTGACGGGCAGCTACCCGAATGTTCCGGCTTGGCACGAGTCGCGCGCCGCTCCGGTTTAG
- a CDS encoding LCCL domain-containing protein, whose protein sequence is MTITRLIASLSLVVLAVAPAAAQAQGRTGWNQTANYLRGHNGVSYHFRCPAGGSFGSIWGTNVYTDDSSVCTAAVHAGKITRARGGLVLIQIRPGMSSYSSSRRHGVTSQSYGSWGGSFIVLSAQPMSTSYATPAPAPTAAYTPPPPPPIASGGSGWDATATSLRGNNGQRYSFACGAGGDLGSVWGTDVYTDDSSVCTAAVHAGIITQANGGTVTIEIRPGQSSYAASSRNGVDSQSYDSWDGSYVFVRNGVASAPPPAPATGSVSSGGNGWDANATSYRGRNGARFSYMCPAGGDLGSVWGTDVYTDDSSVCTAAVHAGIITQANGGTVIIEIRPGQSSYAASSRNGVDSQSYDSWDGSFVFVH, encoded by the coding sequence ATGACCATTACGCGGCTTATTGCTAGCCTCTCTCTTGTAGTTCTTGCGGTGGCGCCCGCGGCCGCGCAAGCGCAGGGCCGGACCGGATGGAACCAGACAGCGAACTATCTGCGCGGCCACAACGGCGTGAGCTATCACTTCCGCTGTCCGGCCGGCGGCTCGTTCGGATCGATTTGGGGCACCAACGTCTACACGGACGACAGCTCCGTCTGCACCGCCGCGGTCCACGCCGGCAAGATCACCCGCGCTCGCGGCGGGCTGGTCCTCATTCAGATTCGGCCGGGAATGTCGAGCTACTCGAGCTCTCGACGCCACGGTGTGACGAGCCAATCCTACGGAAGTTGGGGCGGAAGTTTCATCGTTTTGAGCGCGCAGCCGATGAGCACGTCGTACGCGACTCCGGCTCCGGCCCCAACTGCGGCTTACACGCCTCCGCCACCGCCGCCGATTGCATCCGGCGGCAGCGGATGGGACGCGACCGCGACGTCGCTGCGCGGAAACAACGGCCAGCGGTACAGCTTCGCGTGCGGAGCCGGTGGCGATCTTGGATCCGTGTGGGGAACCGACGTATATACCGACGACAGCTCCGTTTGCACGGCGGCAGTTCACGCCGGCATCATTACGCAGGCTAACGGCGGCACGGTCACCATCGAGATTCGTCCCGGACAGAGCTCGTACGCGGCGTCGTCGCGCAACGGCGTGGACAGTCAATCGTACGACAGCTGGGACGGCAGTTACGTCTTCGTGCGCAACGGCGTCGCGAGCGCTCCTCCGCCTGCGCCGGCAACGGGCAGCGTGAGCAGCGGCGGCAACGGCTGGGATGCGAACGCGACGTCATATCGCGGACGGAACGGCGCGCGTTTCAGCTACATGTGTCCCGCCGGCGGCGATCTGGGATCGGTTTGGGGAACCGACGTATACACCGACGACAGCTCGGTCTGCACGGCGGCAGTGCACGCCGGAATCATTACGCAGGCGAACGGCGGTACGGTGATTATTGAGATTCGGCCGGGTCAAAGCTCCTACGCTGCGTCATCGCGCAACGGCGTCGACAGTCAATCGTACGATAGTTGGGACGGCAGTTTCGTCTTCGTGCACTAA
- the panB gene encoding 3-methyl-2-oxobutanoate hydroxymethyltransferase, with protein sequence MASHTVHTGKIDARPYEPEKGTIRRVTAGAVKRRKGRTIFPIVTAYDAPFAQFAEKAGIDVILVGDSVGNVVLGYDETTPVTIEDMIHHSRAVVRGTSRAHIMVDMPFGSYQVSDEDATRNAIRLVKDGGACSVKMEGGTYVADRIRAIYAAGIPVVGHIGVMPQTASLGPGYKMRNNRERLIADARAVEEAGAYAIVLEVIDHEVARELTQMLTIPTIGIGSGPHCDSQVLVLHDVLGMYPDSPSFVKRYSDLGEKATDALRAYADEVREKKFPL encoded by the coding sequence GTGGCCAGCCACACCGTCCACACGGGAAAAATAGACGCGCGCCCATACGAGCCTGAAAAAGGTACTATTCGCCGCGTTACGGCCGGCGCGGTCAAGCGCCGCAAAGGACGCACGATCTTTCCGATCGTTACGGCATACGATGCGCCGTTCGCGCAATTCGCGGAAAAGGCTGGAATCGACGTTATCCTCGTCGGCGACAGCGTCGGCAACGTCGTCCTCGGTTACGATGAAACGACGCCGGTAACGATAGAGGACATGATCCATCACTCGAGGGCGGTCGTGCGTGGAACTTCACGCGCGCACATCATGGTGGATATGCCATTCGGATCGTATCAAGTGAGCGACGAGGATGCGACACGAAACGCAATCCGGCTGGTCAAAGACGGCGGCGCGTGTTCGGTGAAGATGGAAGGCGGCACATATGTTGCGGATCGCATCCGCGCGATTTATGCCGCGGGTATTCCGGTCGTCGGGCACATCGGCGTGATGCCGCAGACGGCAAGCCTGGGGCCGGGTTACAAGATGCGCAACAACCGCGAACGCCTCATTGCGGACGCGCGAGCGGTTGAGGAAGCCGGCGCATACGCGATCGTGCTCGAAGTTATCGACCACGAAGTCGCGCGCGAGCTGACGCAAATGCTTACGATTCCGACCATCGGCATCGGTTCGGGCCCGCACTGCGATTCACAAGTGCTCGTGCTGCACGACGTGCTCGGCATGTATCCCGATTCGCCCAGTTTCGTCAAACGCTACTCCGACCTCGGAGAAAAGGCCACCGACGCGCTGCGCGCCTACGCCGACGAGGTGCGGGAGAAAAAGTTTCCGTTATGA
- a CDS encoding serpin family protein encodes MKRWLALASAVGCLTASAPAAKPANYDAFGIALLQRLAPQSKNANVFLSPLSIGMALSMAADGAAGKTRTAIANTLGLSANSFAPSNAALMAALAGNNDAQVGVANAIWFRQDIPPKSAYVNLLKSSYGAQAQALQFGNPSAAAAINAWTKAHTLGLIDKLVSQTQRSDFAYLTNALAFKANWTYPFKQSDTHPRPFTNADGTKPMVPTMSQTATFQTLDGTYYRALRMTYGKGGYAAYIILPNNGIGTAAAIRYLNAKNFNRMIQSMTPQRMQVMLPKFTAQYDTSLVGALKSLGMGIAFTNQANFSPMHTPPPGLTISDVHHAAYVHVDEKGTTAAAATSVTIGITAVQIPPKQFIVDHPFLFALRDERTGTLLFIGVINSIAAS; translated from the coding sequence ATGAAGCGTTGGCTTGCCTTGGCATCCGCAGTCGGGTGCCTCACCGCCTCGGCGCCGGCAGCAAAGCCGGCCAACTATGACGCATTCGGCATCGCGCTGTTGCAGCGGCTCGCGCCGCAATCCAAGAACGCGAACGTCTTTCTCTCTCCGCTCAGCATCGGGATGGCGCTCTCGATGGCCGCCGACGGCGCCGCCGGAAAGACCCGCACTGCAATTGCGAACACGCTCGGCCTTTCCGCGAACTCGTTTGCGCCTTCAAACGCCGCCCTCATGGCCGCGCTCGCCGGCAATAACGACGCGCAGGTCGGCGTGGCCAACGCCATTTGGTTCAGACAAGACATCCCGCCGAAGAGCGCTTATGTTAACCTTTTAAAGAGCAGCTACGGCGCCCAGGCGCAAGCGCTGCAATTCGGCAATCCATCGGCGGCCGCGGCAATTAATGCCTGGACGAAGGCTCACACGCTCGGTTTGATCGACAAGCTCGTCTCGCAAACGCAGCGCTCGGATTTTGCCTATCTCACCAACGCGCTCGCATTTAAGGCCAATTGGACCTATCCGTTCAAGCAGAGCGACACGCACCCGCGGCCGTTCACCAATGCGGATGGGACCAAACCGATGGTGCCCACGATGTCGCAAACCGCCACGTTCCAAACCCTCGACGGAACGTACTACCGCGCGCTACGCATGACATACGGCAAGGGCGGCTATGCGGCGTACATCATTCTGCCGAACAACGGTATCGGAACCGCCGCTGCGATTCGGTACTTAAACGCCAAGAATTTCAATCGCATGATCCAATCCATGACGCCGCAGCGCATGCAAGTGATGCTTCCGAAGTTCACCGCGCAGTACGATACGTCGCTCGTCGGCGCCTTGAAGTCGCTGGGCATGGGGATCGCGTTCACGAATCAGGCCAACTTTTCGCCGATGCACACGCCACCGCCGGGGTTAACCATCTCAGACGTCCATCACGCGGCGTACGTGCACGTTGACGAAAAAGGAACCACGGCCGCCGCCGCGACCTCGGTCACCATCGGCATTACCGCCGTGCAGATCCCGCCGAAGCAGTTCATCGTCGACCACCCGTTCCTGTTCGCCCTCCGCGACGAGCGGACGGGGACGCTGCTTTTCATCGGCGTGATAAACAGCATCGCGGCTTCCTGA
- a CDS encoding leucyl aminopeptidase, translating into MQVRIVTDAPGSVRTGALVVPIFTGSPLEGAAKEIDAQLQGAVTEILAGEISGKLCEVSLIHAHDKPYKRVLLIGLGDAKKFEPYMLARFAGTAVRYLGRRNIRDIAVALPAQVKGAETACASLLVEGATTGGFDATVYQKQPEKRSGVESLAILAGTLDQKALQAGVARGEILGDAVNFARKLAITPANDMTPSHLAKAAEEAAKETGLEVDILDADRCRKEGMGSFLSVAQGSAQPPKFIVLKYTGDPGSKELLAFVGKGITFDTGGISLKPPERMEDMKYDMSGAAAVIASLRAIAKLKPKLNVVGIAPATENMPGGRATKPGDIFTAMNGKTIEVINTDAEGRLILADGLCYANKLGATKIIDAATLTGACVIALGHTASAAVSNNDELVQQFLTTAKATGERYWQMPLYDEYGDLMKSDIADLKNTGGRPAGTLTAAAFLRAFAGETPWVHLDVAGTAYLDSESAWQAKGPTGTPVRAFLAFAEQLAGTPAGGNGARSKSVTPV; encoded by the coding sequence ATGCAAGTTCGTATCGTTACTGATGCGCCGGGTTCGGTGCGCACCGGGGCACTCGTCGTGCCTATTTTTACGGGCTCTCCGTTAGAGGGAGCCGCCAAAGAGATCGACGCGCAGCTGCAAGGCGCCGTCACCGAAATTTTAGCCGGCGAAATTTCCGGCAAACTCTGCGAAGTGAGCTTGATTCACGCTCACGACAAACCGTACAAGCGCGTGCTGCTGATCGGACTCGGCGACGCGAAAAAATTTGAGCCGTACATGCTCGCGCGATTCGCGGGCACGGCCGTTCGCTATTTGGGACGCCGGAACATCCGCGATATCGCGGTTGCTCTGCCTGCACAAGTGAAGGGCGCCGAAACGGCATGTGCGTCTCTCCTAGTGGAAGGCGCAACCACCGGCGGTTTCGATGCCACCGTTTACCAAAAGCAGCCTGAAAAACGCAGCGGTGTGGAAAGCTTGGCTATTCTCGCCGGAACGCTCGATCAAAAAGCGCTGCAAGCCGGCGTCGCGCGCGGCGAGATTCTCGGCGATGCAGTGAACTTCGCGCGCAAGCTCGCGATCACGCCCGCCAACGACATGACGCCTTCGCATCTGGCGAAAGCCGCCGAGGAAGCTGCCAAAGAAACAGGCCTCGAAGTCGACATTCTCGATGCCGATCGCTGCCGCAAAGAGGGCATGGGATCGTTTCTCTCGGTCGCGCAAGGCAGCGCGCAGCCGCCAAAATTCATCGTGCTGAAATATACGGGCGATCCCGGCAGCAAAGAGCTGCTCGCATTTGTCGGGAAAGGCATTACATTCGATACCGGCGGCATTTCGCTCAAACCGCCCGAGCGCATGGAAGACATGAAATACGACATGTCGGGCGCCGCGGCTGTCATCGCTTCATTGCGCGCGATCGCCAAACTGAAACCGAAACTGAACGTCGTCGGCATCGCACCCGCGACCGAGAACATGCCGGGCGGACGCGCCACCAAACCGGGCGACATCTTCACCGCCATGAACGGCAAGACGATCGAAGTCATCAACACGGATGCCGAAGGCCGCTTGATTCTGGCGGACGGACTCTGTTACGCGAACAAACTCGGCGCTACCAAGATCATCGACGCCGCCACGCTCACCGGTGCCTGCGTGATCGCGCTCGGCCACACCGCCAGCGCAGCCGTCAGCAATAACGACGAACTCGTGCAGCAATTCCTCACCACAGCCAAAGCTACCGGCGAACGCTATTGGCAGATGCCGCTCTATGACGAATACGGTGATCTAATGAAGAGCGACATTGCCGATCTCAAGAACACCGGAGGCCGCCCCGCGGGCACGCTGACGGCAGCGGCTTTCTTGCGCGCCTTCGCCGGCGAGACGCCGTGGGTGCATCTCGACGTCGCCGGCACGGCCTATCTCGACAGTGAATCCGCCTGGCAAGCCAAAGGCCCGACGGGAACGCCCGTGCGCGCGTTTCTAGCCTTCGCCGAGCAACTCGCGGGCACGCCGGCCGGCGGAAACGGAGCGCGCTCGAAGTCCGTTACGCCGGTATGA
- the purM gene encoding phosphoribosylformylglycinamidine cyclo-ligase encodes MTRDSYAAAGVDIAAGNEAVARYKDVMRGWRHADQLEEIGGFGGLFRLPGDGSRALAASTDGVGTKLLIAAELARYDTVGADLVNHCVNDILVVNASPLFFLDYLAVGKLDPRVAAEIVAGCFDACRKHNCALLGGETAEMPDLYAENHFDLAGTIVGLVDLKNVPKREDVRPGDAIVGLPAFGLNTNGYTLARKLLDVRAFGDALLTEHPSYYKDVRAIQAVAKVNAMAHITGGGLLENLPRTLPENVKAICEQSRWEVPAIFNELVARGNLDFEERYRTFNMGIGYTLVVPLAGAAKAVAAVPGAKIIGWIEERSGDEPRAIVHPARA; translated from the coding sequence ATGACGCGCGATTCCTATGCGGCCGCCGGTGTCGATATCGCAGCCGGCAACGAAGCGGTGGCACGTTATAAGGACGTCATGCGCGGGTGGCGGCACGCGGACCAGCTCGAAGAGATCGGTGGATTCGGCGGGTTGTTCCGGCTACCGGGCGATGGCAGCCGGGCGCTGGCGGCCTCCACGGACGGCGTAGGAACGAAACTCTTGATCGCGGCTGAGCTCGCCCGCTACGATACCGTCGGCGCAGATCTCGTGAACCACTGCGTGAACGATATTCTTGTCGTGAATGCGTCGCCGTTATTTTTCTTAGATTATCTGGCCGTTGGGAAACTGGATCCGCGCGTCGCTGCGGAAATCGTGGCCGGCTGCTTCGACGCGTGCCGCAAGCACAATTGCGCATTGCTCGGTGGCGAAACCGCGGAGATGCCGGATCTCTATGCCGAAAATCATTTCGATTTGGCGGGCACGATCGTCGGTCTGGTCGATCTGAAGAATGTGCCGAAGCGAGAGGACGTGCGGCCGGGGGATGCGATCGTCGGTTTGCCCGCGTTTGGCCTGAATACCAACGGCTACACGCTCGCGCGAAAACTTTTGGATGTGCGCGCATTTGGTGACGCATTGCTGACCGAACACCCTTCCTATTATAAGGACGTGCGGGCGATTCAGGCCGTGGCGAAAGTGAACGCGATGGCGCATATTACCGGCGGCGGATTGCTGGAGAATCTTCCGCGCACACTTCCCGAGAACGTCAAAGCGATCTGCGAACAGTCTCGATGGGAGGTTCCGGCGATCTTCAACGAGCTGGTTGCGCGCGGAAATCTGGATTTCGAAGAGCGGTACCGGACGTTCAACATGGGTATCGGGTACACGCTGGTCGTACCGCTTGCCGGTGCGGCAAAGGCAGTCGCGGCGGTTCCGGGTGCAAAAATTATCGGGTGGATCGAGGAGCGCAGCGGCGACGAGCCGCGCGCGATCGTGCACCCCGCGCGCGCCTAA
- a CDS encoding formyltransferase family protein: protein MAGKELVNLVADLSGEQFTIKGLAKTLRAIASAGFEIERVAPGEERFFSWIDYEFGGFWSAEAFAGKSIVAKKGNRFAGFATYDAQGLKFSWLRGLGSQEGVGIFGPFGVGGEFRGSKLGPLLYLAALGSLREAGYAQGLIAAVGSDKLITYYEQHGGARVAERFDRSQWRAKKHRAVVLASGEGTNFQSVINGAAAGSLPLDIVALVSNNPRARAIERARAANIPAVALPWDRQTQLRPDYDAQLSEVVRRAEPDLVLLLGWMHLLDDRFVAEFPDTINIHPAFLPLTESSDEVIFPDGSSTPAFRGANAVRDALAWGSRWSGASAHRITLETDRGGVLARKPLALNPGETEEAILKRLHPLEHQVLALAIMRWVYER, encoded by the coding sequence ATGGCGGGCAAAGAGCTGGTCAACCTCGTCGCCGATTTGAGCGGCGAACAGTTTACCATAAAGGGTCTTGCAAAAACACTGCGCGCGATCGCATCCGCGGGCTTTGAAATCGAGCGCGTCGCACCGGGCGAAGAGCGTTTCTTCTCATGGATCGATTACGAGTTCGGAGGCTTTTGGAGCGCCGAAGCGTTCGCCGGCAAGAGTATCGTCGCCAAGAAGGGCAACCGTTTCGCCGGCTTTGCAACGTACGATGCGCAGGGCTTGAAATTCTCGTGGCTGCGCGGCTTGGGATCGCAGGAGGGCGTCGGTATTTTCGGGCCATTCGGCGTCGGCGGCGAATTCCGCGGCTCGAAGCTCGGTCCGTTATTGTATCTCGCGGCGCTCGGATCGCTGCGGGAAGCCGGTTACGCGCAAGGGCTCATCGCGGCGGTCGGGAGCGACAAGCTGATTACGTATTACGAACAACACGGCGGCGCGCGCGTCGCCGAACGCTTCGATCGATCGCAGTGGCGGGCAAAGAAGCATCGCGCGGTCGTTCTGGCTTCGGGGGAAGGAACGAACTTTCAATCCGTCATCAATGGCGCGGCCGCCGGCTCGCTACCGCTGGACATTGTCGCGCTGGTTTCGAACAATCCGCGGGCCCGCGCGATCGAGCGCGCCCGCGCAGCAAACATCCCGGCCGTCGCGTTACCGTGGGATAGGCAAACGCAGCTGCGTCCGGACTATGACGCGCAGCTCTCGGAGGTCGTGCGGCGCGCCGAACCCGATCTCGTTCTGCTGCTGGGCTGGATGCATCTGCTGGACGATCGCTTCGTCGCTGAGTTTCCGGACACGATCAACATTCATCCGGCATTTCTACCGCTCACCGAGAGCAGCGACGAAGTCATCTTCCCCGACGGCAGTTCGACGCCGGCCTTTCGCGGCGCGAACGCCGTGCGCGATGCCCTTGCATGGGGCAGTCGTTGGAGCGGGGCGAGCGCGCATCGCATCACGCTCGAAACCGATCGCGGAGGGGTCCTCGCGCGTAAGCCGCTCGCACTAAATCCCGGCGAAACCGAAGAAGCAATTCTAAAACGCCTGCACCCGCTCGAGCACCAAGTGTTGGCATTAGCTATTATGCGCTGGGTTTATGAACGTTGA